Genomic window (Arachis hypogaea cultivar Tifrunner chromosome 13, arahy.Tifrunner.gnm2.J5K5, whole genome shotgun sequence):
AGATGTTCTGATTTTGTGCAAATAAAAAACAGTTGACAAAGTCAAacaaacagattgagaaaatccTATGCATAACAAATTTAAAACAATGAGAGTAAAATTTTCCGCTTCATGAATCTAATAAAACCAGGTGCAGTGTAAGTTCAGAGGAAAAGCTTAGACAAATGGAATCAATTTACAATGCCAATAACAAAATCCACATGTAGGATGACACATACCTGCGCTGTTCTTCATCGTTAAAAGAAAATaacagagaacaaaaaaagaaaataaaataatgatattCTGCCACAGTATATATATGAAGAATTaagaaatttgagaagaaattggTGTAACCTTGAAGAACTCATCTGAATTGCCAATAACTCTCTCAACAACCAAGCCTGCATTCTTAAGCTCCTTGGGAAAGACATTGCCGCAATCAAAGTCTTCATCTCCTTTAAGAATCGCCTCTCTCTTCGGAATCACCACACAAATCTCAAATACCAGTTCCACATCCTCTTTCATTTTCCAAAACAAAAATTCCCCTCCTTCAACAAGTATTTCCAAGAAgggatttaaaaaataaagaatgaacCTTTAAATGAATGTGAAACTCAAATGGCGAGGCAttctaagaaacaaaataataataaaatggaaatagaaagagagagatgaaaGAAGGGAAAGTGAAATGAGAATTGGAAGGGAATGTAGTTGTGTCATAGAATGTAGTTGGGAAATTTTATGCTcagctaatttcaaatttcaaaagttAAATCTAGACAACATAAGCATTAAGGCCAAAAGGATGAAGAAGTTTCATGTTAGTAGAAAATGCCCCATTACTCTccatagaaaaccaaaaaaaatgttAGTTTCCAACTCCAGCAAGacaaaacaacaatgccaatattcattgaacatttcaaaTCATTTTGAATTCCAGTTATCATTCCATTGGAATTGTAGAACTTCTGATTACCTACCTATATTCACTTATATTTTATTggtattcaaataaaataaaataaaatacctcCTTGGTGAGCTGCCCATTTTCTTCCCCTTCCTCTCCAACTCCGAACTAAGCCCCAAAACCTTGACATCCCACCTTAAGACACTATCAATAAGAGAAGCCTTAAGACAAACTTTCAAGTAACTATCTTCTACTTGTAATCACTGTCACtgctaaaagaaaaatatatctaAATCCCTAATTGCAACATGGATGTCAACAACCCAAGCAATTTGAGATAATAATGTGAATCTTAGTTATAGTTTTAGCAAAACATATCACAGGCGAGTAAAACTCTTTATAGGATGAATTTATAGGATGAATCTAATGCTTGCTTTGAATTAGTTCTTTTTGGAAGGCTGtgtaaatataacataaaatagaaatagttgaaaaataacaaaacacaaATTATCAACACATTgaaaattatgtttaaattttaagaaactaATTAAGGAAGAGAGGCCAATGCAACAACTTATATAAATAGACCAATGAAAAAAATCAGGTAAttccaaaaacaaaaattaaagccAGCAAATATTTACTCTTGTTTTTATGTCTTATATTATTTGAGTACTACTTATTACGAAtgccaaataataataaattgattAAAGTTTCTTCTCCAAAGTTGCAAAATTGTCCAGGCATCCATTAGAATTGGGAATGTTATTCTTGCTCATGGCTACTTCCCACTCTCTCAATTATTGTTGATATCTTTCTCATTGAGGTGTGGCTGAATAGAATTAAAGTTTATATAGATTTTCAAGAAAAACATAACCAAGCACACACATCAAACCTACCATGTGCCCAGAAGAAATCAGATAATCATGGAAAAACAAATGTAAATTACACACCACGACCCAATTTTAAgccaattaattttaaaaataaaccaaaaatctTTCAAATAAACAGGATCACTTATAAATTGGCAATATTACATCATGCAGTCATATCTCAAGGTCAATTAAAAAAATGTCAAACTTGGAAATATTGGCTGGATGCAAAGAGAGACCCACACTTCAAGACCTACAAAGTATGAAGGAATATAGATCAATGACATAATTATTCATCACTATAAATGCATTACATGCTTGACTAAGCAATGACTCCTTATACACTTGTCGAATAATGAACCATGTAATGCTCTCCTATTATATATAGAGAGATAGATAATAGATATATGTTCaagtttttatattattaaaaaatgttatataAATGTTCTCATGGAAATAACTGACAAGAAGAAAAGAATTAGGTGAAGTGACAGAAAAGTGCAAAAGAGGATAAGGTAAGGCAGACACTGCAGAGGAGAGGAAGCTACGCAAAAACGCGAAGCTCCGATATGAACAGAGATGGGAAAAAGGTAGAGATGTTTCAAGTTGGACCATGCCAAGATGCATATCAATTCGGAATTTTAATTGGCAAAAGATTCTCCAAACTCATAAAGACTAGGCTCGCTACTGACCTCATTCTTCATAATCAGCTTCTACCTTTTGCCAATAATACCCTTCAATCCCAATCACTCCTCCAAACCCTTTTCGataataatcaaagaaaatttcCAAGATATTGGGATGAACTCTTGGGTACTGCAGCAGGCAGCGCAGTGCCTCTTCTTCATGTAACTCTGAAATTTTCATGCCGGAGTCAAATGCTGCTACTTTATTAACAGTaatatcaaatatcaaatttatGGTATCTATTTTGGTTGTGCAGATTTTACTTATCAACTTCAGGAAGGAGATTCTTGCGTTCATTCCAAAAGAAGGAGCAAAGAGTTCCAGTGCAGATACCTTGGATGACTGCTCTGATGTTCTTGTTGTGGGCGAATCTATGGCCATTGCGGCGCACAATGAGGATGCAAATGTTGCGCTTGTTGGCCACACGTGAGCTCAAATGCTTAATGTTTCAGTTATTTATTGCCCTAGCTTCAGCATTCGAATAGAGttgttttcaattttcattgtGGACTTCAATCAAATATGCAGCTATTTAATCAAAGGAATCTTGCCGGATGGAATGTTCTTCGTTGGTTACACTTATGCTGGAGAGCTTCCAAGCTGTGCCTTTGGCTTCAATAGCCATGGACTGGTAAACTAACATTCCTCATTCCAAGTTAATTTATACATATACATGCCTGGACTTAAGAAATTATCCCGTGATAACATCCTAAATGAAGATTCTCGAGAATTCTAGTACCTTATCAAGAGGTGTAATTCAAGCCAAGAATGTTACTTAAGTACAAAACTGTTTTGTGATCCTCTTAGGCCTTCACTCTGGATTCTGTACCGCCGGCTGAAGATGAGGTCGTGGCCGGTGGCATAGGTCGCAACTTCATCTCTCGAGACATTCTTGAAGCTACATGCATAGAGGATGCCATCAGTGTTAAGCTTTTGCAGCCTTTTTTCGTTTTTTCATCTTTATGAGCTCATGATGAGTCTAATGTCTTCCTGTGACGCTGGTTTCTTCAGCGGATCCGGTCATCAGAAATTTCTGTGGGGCATTGCTACAACTTAATTGAAACAAGTACACGCAGAATACTCAATGTAGAAACTGCCTCTAGGAAGCGGGATTCAGTTTTTGAGGTGGGGGAACCACCTTTCTTCCATGCAAACATGTATCTCCACCTACAAATTAATCAGGTAACTGACACACACAATTATCCAAATCAGAAAACACAGACAAATTACTAGTTTGCAATTTCGCATATCAAGATATTATACATAATTCAATCAGTAGAACATTTCTTAATTCAGCGAGTAAATACATTCTTGGGTTTAATTCAAGGTACATGATGAGAACTCAATCAGCAGGCAGAAAAGGGCAGCTGCCCTGCCCAAAAACTCAAAAGAGGATTTCCTGTCACTATTAGGAGATGCAGATGACAGAAAATACCCCATTTACATGACAGGTAGTTTCGGACGAAAATCTGAATCCTTTCTctttaaatcttatttttaactataaaatttcCCCCATGCTATTATCTTCTCAGGTCCACTGCTTCACACGCTCTGCACTGCTGTTATTGATCTGGACGAACAAACACTATCTATTATTGAAGGGAATCCTAAAAAAAGAGATGTTTCTCATGTCTTCTCTATCAAACGTTGCCATGGTGATCACCCTAATGCAATTTAACTATGATATGGATTGCAATAGATGAAGCTGTTAGTGGAGATTCTGTTATACCGGCTCATAGAGGCCCGGCATATGACCATCAAGACACCGCATAGCTGCAACCTGATCACAAGCGAATGACAACAAACCTTGTTTCATTATTCACACATCGAAAACTTTGAACATTTAAATGTTAAATGGATCATTCATTACCTTTCAGTGGATCTCATATTTGATAGGGCCATCTAGTTCAGCTCCTAATGCCATTAATTTAGTGACTGTAGTGTTGATGTCTGTTACAGTAAATGATAGAAGCGAAGAGTAGCCCTTATGCATCTGCACGACTTGGTCAGTTGTGGCCAAGTGGTAGAGGTTGTTGAAATGGTTAGAAGGTGACAAATGATCAAACAGAAGGAGGacatgagaaaaataagaaagTACTTGGGGTTGGGTGAGTGCAAGAGGGCGAGGTGGAGAGGACCAGATTGAAGTTCGGCCCAGCGGAGAGTGCACACATTAGTGCTGAACCCCAACCCTTCGGAGTAGAACCGCGCAGCCTTCGGAACGTCCTTATGCAGTTGCAATATCCACCTGAACGACGCCGCCATCAACCTCTGATGGATTCTGTTCCTCTGTTACAGTTACACTTCAAATTATCACCACTTGACACAATGGGGAAATAGATCTTCTCACCATCTAATATTTTCTCTCGTGTTCTTTCTTAGTCCACTTTTTAAGCGTATGGTGTAAAATTATACGagttagtgtgtgtttggattacagtttgcaaacaggagtttgcataaaattgattttgcaaatttGATTTTGGTCAAAAGTAGatttgtgttaaagtgatttatgtttggtaatttttgtatcaaaatggattataatataataaatgttATTTGGCTTAtaccatttaaaattatttttaaataaaaaattactaaaatgaacATTAActtagatttttttatattatcttattgttttaatttagatatttaaatagattttattagttaattttataataaaattaatatttacttactaaaataaaaataacatataaaaatagacaaaatatatttttaaataaaaataaaaattttatatatatatatatataatcaaatatgttacattttttaagtattaaatgTTACTTTagtaataaacttttaaataaaaaaaaccctagcagagaaagagtacgtactcagagagaatgagagaaggagagagcgggAGAGAGCGtttgagggtgaaacacggtgaAGAAGATGGTCATGCCATCgaaagagataagggggagagtgtGGGAGGGTTTGCATCAGGTGTGAAGGAGGGATCAAGTAAGGGCGACCTTAGTTTCCAGGGTGACTTCCAAGATTTCGTTCCGTGACAAGGTTATTGGTTCTACGGTAGCCACATGGATAAATCGGGCTGAAGCTCTAGATGAGGATTCCATGGCAGTGGTCACTGGAAAACAAGGAGATCCTATGCCTCCAAGAGTTTACTTCTCCGAAGAGGCTAGGAACATCCTTTCTGAACCATACAAGGAAGCAATTGTGATTAAGGTTCTTGGAAAAAGCCTTAGTTACACGGCCATGTTTCACAAATTGAAAGGGGTATGGAGGATCACCGGTGGATATGAAATCTTGGATGTGGGTTTTGGGTACTTCCTCGTTAAATTTGATCGCATGGACGATCGAGAGAAGGTTTTACTAGGGGGGCCATGGATGATCTTCGGTCACTATATTGCGGTCAAGCCATGGACACCGGATTTTAAACCTTGTGAGGACACTTTCGGGGAGACTATGGTTTGGATTCGAATATCTGGTTTGAGCATATGGTACTATCAGGATAAAGCCATGATGAGAATCGCTTCTGCTGTGGGAAGACCAGTCAAGGTGGATCTGGCTACTAAGTTGGCGGAAAGGGGAAGATTTGCTCGGGCTTGCGTGCAAATTAATCTTGGTTTGCCGGTGGTCCGGAGTGTGATTGTCGATGAGTTTGAATATAAGGTGGAGTATGAATGCTTACACCTTATTTGTGACAAGTGCAATTGTTTCGGGCATCCAGCAACTGACTGCAGAATGACCCCAATAGATTCGGAAAGGGTGGATCGAAAGGAAACATCAGTGACCGAGACGGCGGCCCGGGTGGTGCAGCCACAGGAAGcttcaaaagagaaaatttttgaatttggatgCAATCCCAAAGAGTCAGTGATAGTTACAGAAATTGGGGAGGAATTAGATGATACGTTGCATGGGAAGGAAGTGGGATCCCAACATTTGGAAAATGAGGCTGGCTGGACCAAAGTCAGCGGTAAAAGGAGAGGAAAATTGAGTCAATCAAACAAAGCCCAACAAACATCTAAAGATAAAATGCCGGTGCGCTCAAATCAGAAATTGGACCAGAACCGTGACTTTGGGCTACGTATGAGAGGAGCCGAATCAGGGGTGAAGACCGGGTCGGTTAGCGGATCTAAGGCACGCATGACATCTTCCAAACAGCAAGGGGTGAAGGGCAAATCTGTCTCCGTTGCGGTACCGACTTTCACTGCCATTATAAAAAATGGACACAAGAGGTTGCGCCCTTCTTCTTTGCAGAATTCGCCGTCGACTCCGGACTGCCTTGGCGACACCAGCAAGCAGCAAATCGGCAAATTGGAAGGGTTGTCAGTGGAGGGACACAGACAAACCGGGCAACAACCGGACAAGGACAAGCAAGGCTCAGGGGGATATGATGGTGGATCTTCATCATCTCGTTAGGGACTTCAGCTGAGGTTGGTCCTTTTTACAATACAAATTATTTTATGGATTATTTAGATTTAAGCTTTCTATTTTGGAATATTAGAGGTGCCTCTAATAAATTGGCCCGGGTTCATAGTAAGGAGTTAGCGAATAAATTTCATCCtacttttttcattctgtttgaaACCCATATTGCTTTCGAGAGGATGAAATCTTTTTGGAATAATCTAGGTTACCAGGGTGTTGGTATTGTTGAGGTTAATGGTCATAGTGGGGGTATCTGGGTTCTATGTTCTAATTCAAATATTTCTGTGAGAGTATTGGATGTAGTTGATCAATGTATCAGTTTTGAAATCATTATGGGCAATACATCTAGTTACTGTAGTGCGGTGTATGCTAATCCGCATATACATCGGCGTAAAGAACTGTGGGGTGACTTGACAAGGATTGCTAATATGATCCACGGACCTTGGATTGTGTTAGGGGACTTTAATGATGTTTTGTTGCAGAGTGAAGCTAGAGGGGGGCAATTTAGACTTGCCAGAGCAGAACAATTTACGGAAACATTGGAGGATTGTGGGCTGTTTGATATGGGGGCTATTGGGAGAAGATTCACTTGGTACAGGAAGGTGAAAGGTGGGGTGCAGGTGGCCAAGAAGCTTGATAGAGCAGTCATCAACCAGGACTGGCGACTAATGTTTCCGGAGGCTTATACTGAGGTGCTGGCGTGCCTTCACTCTGATCATTGCTCATTATTCACTAGGTGCAAGATGGCAAAGAGGGCTACCAAGGGCCATCGTCCGTTCAGATTCCAGGCTGCGTGGATGACTCATCCTCTTTTTAGGAATGTTGTTGATACAGCTTGGAATAGAGGAGCTCCGGATGTAGTTAAATGTTTGTTGGAGGTTCAAAAAGATGCAACTAGCttcaataaaaaggtttttggcaatatttttgttaaaaaaagggAGTTGGAGAGGCTTTTGAATGACGTTCAGATTACTCTGGAAAGTCGGGAGGATCAACAGCTTAGGATCCAAGAGCAAGTTTTGCATCAGGAACTGAATGCTGTCCTTCTTCAAGAAGAGTTGTTGTGGTATCAAAAATCTAGAGAACAATGGGTGAGATGTGGagacagaaatacaaaattttttcatctGCAGACAGTTATCAGGAgaaagaggaacaaaattcatgggTTATTTTTGGAGGATGGGTCTTGGACCACGGAGACTACGACTCTAGAAATGGCGGcaaattctttctttcaaaagcTCTTTTCTACAAGGGAGGATATTGACCTGGACGCCATGGAGCCTTTTCCTTGCCCGTCTCTTAGTACTGAGGCTTGTCAAAAGTTAGTGGAACCGGTGACGTCTGAAGAGGTTAAAAGAGCTGTGATGACCATGAGTTCATTTAAAGCCCCAGGGCCAGATGGATTTCAAGCAATTTTCTACAAAGAGTTCTGGGACACTCTTAGCAACGATGTGTGTAGACTGGTCAAGCGAGCCTTTGAGGGTGAGCCATTGAATGCGGCTATTTTCGATACTCTCATTGTTCTAATTCCTAAAGTGGAAGTTCCCTCTTCCTTACGGGAGTTTCGGCCTATTAGCttatgtaatgtaatttataaaattgtcacaAAGGTTCTAGTTAACAGGTTCAGACCTTTCCTGTCGGAGATCATTGGTCCTTTGCAAGGAGGGTTCATTCCAGGAAGAGGAACCACAGAGAATATTATCATTGCTCAAGAGATTATGCACTTCATGAGGAACACCAAGTCTCGAAAAGGGACCATGGCatttaagattgatttggaaaaagcttatGACAGGGTAGACTGGCGTTTTCTGGAAGCTACTTTGGTCCGGTTTGGGTTTCCAAAGGCTACCATTAATCTTATATTGAATTGTGTGACTTCCTCTTCGTTGGCAGTTTTGTGGAATGGGAACAGGCTCCAAAATTTCAATCCGAAGAGAGGGTtgaggcaaggagatcctatgtctccttatctatttgtactctgtatggaaatgcttgcctgctttatctctcatagagtttcccaaggtttgtggaacccagttgcggtttctaggaatggaccacgactctctcatttgatgtttgcagatgatctttTGCTTTTCTGTAAGGCATCAAAAGCTCAAGTAATAGAGGTCATGCATTGTTTGGACTTGTTTTCTAGAGCGTCAGGTTTAAAGGTAAATCTTCATAAGTCAAAGGCCCAGTGTTCAAAGAGGGTGTCGGAGAGGAGAAAAGAGGTTCTCTCAGGGGTCTCTAACATCCGGTTGTGCAATGATTTGGGTAAATACCTGAGAATTAACATCGGTCATGCCAGAGCTTCCAGGAAGACGGCTCAGgagattattgaaaaaatttcgagAAAGCTCTCCAGTTGGAAAGGACGCCTACTGAATAAGGCAGGGAGGCTTTGTCTTGTTAAATCGGTTATGGCCTCTATCccagtttatgaaatgcaaatttctcttctcccgaagtatgcatgtaataaaattgattccttGATGAGACAATTCTTGTGGAAAGGCCAAGCGACTGGAAAAGGGCTGCCTCTGGTCAGGTGGGAGGTCGCCATAACTCCTAAAAAGGCAGGAGGATTGGGTATTAGGGATACTTCCTGTGCTAACATGGCGCTTCTGGAAAAGTTGGTATGGGATTGTCTAAATAATAGTGAGAAGTTATGGGTGCAGGTTCTGAAGCATAAATATCTCAGGAATCAATCTGGTATGAACGGAAACAGTAGAAATTCTTCATCGGCTACCTGGAAGAACATTGTTAGTGCCTATGAGCATCTCAAGGAAGGGCTTCATTGGAATATTGGAGATGTCCACAAATCAGTTTGGTATGATGAGTGGACTCCTTTTGGTAAGCTTTGCAACCTTGTTCCTTATGTACatatttctgaatcagatttcatggtggctgacttgtggaaaggggtgtcttgggaggttaatagtcttaccacgcctattccgcatgagattaagcagtttatttgtggtctgagatatcctagtttgactgagttggagccacagtgggagtggtggcctgcagcaacaaaaaagtatagtgcaagggagggttacagatggttattaaagaaaacattaaattggAATGCCAACAGTAATTGGAATTGGTTGTGGAACACAAACATTCCagagaagttcaaatttactatgtggcttagcttacatgatgctctaccaactgagacctttcgattcaagcggcatttagcttcttcagatatgtgtaagagatgtaacaaggcgcaggagactatggagcattgccttagagactgtgaacgatcaaaggcaatctggtatatgttggatcctagtatcctggactcgacggctggtactgctcttgaagagtggtttcggaaggccttggctaacaatgaggcgtcctttggtgcagggctttggtgagtatggagacataggtgcaatgacatattcaacactgacaacccttggacagaccataaggttgttgccttggccagaattaccgccaaggacttacaggtttacaggaatcgaagcaatgcctttaggtctctccgaaattgcctgtgttgggaaccaccggtaggcaatagttttaaagttaattgtgatacaagcttgtatatggattcaaatgtagcgggatttgggtgtattattagagattctaagggagattggatctcgggctgctctggaagtattcccccttggtctataatcagatgtgaattatttgctgcttggatggggctggttttagcttgggattgcggtttgagggatattatatgtgaaacagattgccttgacattctgcccatcatgcatgagcttacaagtgggtatccatctgaagtaacagatttggttcacaagattcaggagcttttatgtcgtccttggcttgttcacgttgaatgggtgtcccgagaagcaaatagagctgcggattggatggctaaatatggtgccaagagtaactctaatcatgttatttggttTGAGCCTAGTGTTGATCTCCAACGAATCATCCGCTCGGATTTAGAatagtttttgctttgtttctttccttgtttagtcacaaaaaaaaaaaatgttactttagtatttttttacatcgtactcttattctagtactctcaataatcttatttttaatattaatttgaaatccaacgtttatgattttattattatatatgattaattttttatttaatttatcttttttaatggaatcataatctatattataaaaaattacactaaaacatagtatagcagaattacaattataaaagatagtactgaaaataataaaaaaattaaatatttactttatagtgattgaaacaaatctaaaagttcttaatgatctttttatataatatatttttagtatttttagtactctttttttagtatgttataattttttactattattattatttacagttaatttttttatttaatttactttacctaatagaattaataaatcatattataaaaagataataacaaacataatacacaaaaatcacgattataaaagtgtataatgtcaaacaaatagttaaaaaaataaaaataataaataatagaaaaatagaactcatataaatagaaataacaagaattttataaataatacaataacatatacaaaggataaagttggtaaaaagtaaataaaaggttaGTATCTATGGCTAAAAGCCCGTTAAGAAAACGCAGAAGCTAAAAATAGTTGCTTCTTGTAAACGCTAGTTTTGGCAGCAGAATCACTTCTGCGTTCATGagaaaaaaatttgccaaaccaaaAGTTGAAACTTTCAAGAAATTTAAACGTGCTTCTTCCCTTCGAAAAGTCAAAATGCTCCTAAAATTTGACCCCAACGCAATTTAGTCTCTAAACTTTCAATTGACTCAAATTATACGCTAAAATTTTGAGTCGTGCCTCAATTTAGTCTTTCATTTTCTGTCACCGGAAAGCTGACCTAACAATTTTAAACGACGCCTAACACTGTCTAAACAATGCCGTTAATGCTTGGCGCAAAAAATATTCAGAAACGACGTCGTGTGACATGAGGGAGGGGGTTAAACAAAAGCCCAAACGTTAACCACTTCAAAAGCGAAATCCCAATTgacccttcttcttcctcctcctcctctcgtATACGTCCAGTAAAAAAAGAATTATTGTTGTCGTTGTAACTGAAGTTTGAAAGTTTTTTCACTGGTTTCGCCCTTATAGTGAAGACGAAGTACCTGAGAATCACGATTTCTTCCAAAACATGTTAGTAACAAAATTGTTGCTCTCAACATACAATGCTctgtttttttttacaaaatgttGGTTGAggtttatttttcgttttttttttgcaCTACTTCATCGGTGAATCTTTGGTGGACATTGGTTGATTATGGCTGTTGCCTTGTTGGTGATGGTaggtgacgaacggatttttgctagtaaagaattcataataaatttccattgcaagtatagtttctaaaccaacaataatcctttcatacaaaactttggttgtcactaaaacaaacccaataaaattaaaccgaagtatttaaacctcgggtcgtctctcaaggaattgcagggaggtgtgctacttataattggttatgaaattgtatctttttgggtttttaaaataaggaacaaggaaagtaaatgacaaaaaagtaaactaatagctaagaaagctcttggcaaggtatgagaattagaagtcctatcctagctatccttgtcaattgtgacatcaattgtctattgttcccacttagttaacctctaactatgaaggaaagtcaagtggatgaatcaatttgattccacaagtcctagtcaactcctaaggaaagactagctttagagggatccaaatcagctagcaactttcaattatcagtcaacaaaggagtttgataactcaagagtctccaattactcaaccaaagccaagaggagagaaATCTACACTAAATTCCaatcaagtattttatcaaacatttggaaggcataacataaaaatatagaaaactagcaaggaatattaaatctaaacgaccaattgcaaacatcaatgactcacaaataatagaagaagcaataaatatgaaatacctcaacttgcattaataagaaattgaatctaacatggagttcataaaccaaattggagaataaataaatcaacaagagaaataaataaactaaagtactaaaataaataaaagtagaagagaaaactaaattaaactaagatagaaatttggaattgagaagaactaaaaaatagctaaatctaagaatcctaaaacctagagagaggagagagcctccctctctagaaaactacatctcaaacctaaaattatgtgaatgaaagt
Coding sequences:
- the LOC112732506 gene encoding uncharacterized protein, producing the protein MNRDGKKVEMFQVGPCQDAYQFGILIGKRFSKLIKTRLATDLILHNQLLPFANNTLQSQSLLQTLFDNNQRKFPRYWDELLGTAAGSAVPLLHILLINFRKEILAFIPKEGAKSSSADTLDDCSDVLVVGESMAIAAHNEDANVALVGHTYLIKGILPDGMFFVGYTYAGELPSCAFGFNSHGLAFTLDSVPPAEDEVVAGGIGRNFISRDILEATCIEDAISRIRSSEISVGHCYNLIETSTRRILNVETASRKRDSVFEVGEPPFFHANMYLHLQINQVHDENSISRQKRAAALPKNSKEDFLSLLGDADDRKYPIYMTGPLLHTLCTAVIDLDEQTLSIIEGNPKKRDVSHVFSIKRCHGDHPNAI